A stretch of Cucumis sativus cultivar 9930 chromosome 2, Cucumber_9930_V3, whole genome shotgun sequence DNA encodes these proteins:
- the LOC101219024 gene encoding GDP-mannose transporter GONST1 isoform X2, with translation MKHFENGESDLEEGKMGKDRDKALRNNRAFRLHNQALLSGLAYCISSCSMILVNKLVLSSYDFNAGISLMVYQNFISVSIVTILSVMGIISTEPLTWRLVKVWMPVNVIFVGMLITSIFSLKYINVAMVTVLKNVTNVITAVGEMYLFGKHHDNRVWAALFLMIISAITGGLTDLSFHAVGYAWQIINCFLTASYSLTLRRVMDTAKQLTKSGNLNEFSMVLLNNTLSLPLGIFLVFVFNEIDYLSRTLVGSLNKIPLSIAGIFLFKVPTSVENSASIFFGLLAGVFFARAKIRERS, from the exons ATGAAACATTTTGAGAATGGTGAATCTGACTTGGAAGAGGGTAAAATGGGAAAGGACAGAGACAAAGCATTACGCAATAACAGGGCATTCAGATTACATAACCAGGCCTTATTGTCTGGCCTTGCATACTGCATTTCTTCGTGCAGCATGATACTAGTAAACAAGCTTGTGCTTTCCAGTTATGATTTCAATGCTGGGATATCATTGATGGTCTATCAG AATTTTATATCAGTGAGTATTGTGACAATATTGAGTGTTATGGGCATTATATCCACGGAACCACTCACTTGGAGGCTGGTTAAAGTGTGGATGCCTGTTAATGTTATCTTTGTTGGGATGCTCATTACTAGTATCTTCAG TTTGAAATACATTAATGTTGCTATGGTCACAGTTCTGAAGAATGTTACCAATGTAATAACGGCAGTTGGTGAAATGTATCTTTTTGGCAAGCATCATGACAACAGGGTCTGGGCTGCACTTTTTCTCATG ATAATCTCAGCAATTACTGGGGGGCTTACTGATCTATCTTTTCATGCGGTTGGATATGCGTGGCAAATTATCAACTGCTTCTTGACTGCATCGTATTCC CTAACTCTACGGAGGGTTATGGATACAGCAAAGCAGCTAACCAAATCTGGAAACTTGAATGAGTTCTCAATGGTCCTCCTAAATAACactctttctcttcctcttgggatatttcttgtttttgtgtttaatgAGATTGATTATCTCTCAAGAAC CCTAGTGGGTTCACTAAACAAGATCCCTCTCTCTATTGCTGGTATCTTCCTTTTCAAGGTCCCTACAAGTGTGGAGAACTCGGCGAGTATATTTTTCG GGCTTTTGGCTGGTGTGTTTTTTGCGAGAGCCAAAATTCGAGAGAGAAGTTAA
- the LOC101219024 gene encoding GDP-mannose transporter GONST1 isoform X1, protein MKHFENGESDLEEGKMGKDRDKALRNNRAFRLHNQALLSGLAYCISSCSMILVNKLVLSSYDFNAGISLMVYQNFISVSIVTILSVMGIISTEPLTWRLVKVWMPVNVIFVGMLITSIFSLKYINVAMVTVLKNVTNVITAVGEMYLFGKHHDNRVWAALFLMIISAITGGLTDLSFHAVGYAWQIINCFLTASYSLTLRRVMDTAKQLTKSGNLNEFSMVLLNNTLSLPLGIFLVFVFNEIDYLSRTPLLRLPMFWLVITFSGVLGLGISFTSMWFLHQTGATTYSLVGSLNKIPLSIAGIFLFKVPTSVENSASIFFGLLAGVFFARAKIRERS, encoded by the exons ATGAAACATTTTGAGAATGGTGAATCTGACTTGGAAGAGGGTAAAATGGGAAAGGACAGAGACAAAGCATTACGCAATAACAGGGCATTCAGATTACATAACCAGGCCTTATTGTCTGGCCTTGCATACTGCATTTCTTCGTGCAGCATGATACTAGTAAACAAGCTTGTGCTTTCCAGTTATGATTTCAATGCTGGGATATCATTGATGGTCTATCAG AATTTTATATCAGTGAGTATTGTGACAATATTGAGTGTTATGGGCATTATATCCACGGAACCACTCACTTGGAGGCTGGTTAAAGTGTGGATGCCTGTTAATGTTATCTTTGTTGGGATGCTCATTACTAGTATCTTCAG TTTGAAATACATTAATGTTGCTATGGTCACAGTTCTGAAGAATGTTACCAATGTAATAACGGCAGTTGGTGAAATGTATCTTTTTGGCAAGCATCATGACAACAGGGTCTGGGCTGCACTTTTTCTCATG ATAATCTCAGCAATTACTGGGGGGCTTACTGATCTATCTTTTCATGCGGTTGGATATGCGTGGCAAATTATCAACTGCTTCTTGACTGCATCGTATTCC CTAACTCTACGGAGGGTTATGGATACAGCAAAGCAGCTAACCAAATCTGGAAACTTGAATGAGTTCTCAATGGTCCTCCTAAATAACactctttctcttcctcttgggatatttcttgtttttgtgtttaatgAGATTGATTATCTCTCAAGAAC ACCGCTTTTGAGATTGCCGATGTTCTGGTTGGTGATTACGTTCAGTGGTGTTTTGGGTCTAGGAATTAGTTTCACGTCCATGTGGTTTCTCCATCAAACTGGGGCAACAACGTACAG CCTAGTGGGTTCACTAAACAAGATCCCTCTCTCTATTGCTGGTATCTTCCTTTTCAAGGTCCCTACAAGTGTGGAGAACTCGGCGAGTATATTTTTCG GGCTTTTGGCTGGTGTGTTTTTTGCGAGAGCCAAAATTCGAGAGAGAAGTTAA
- the LOC105434624 gene encoding probable gamma-secretase subunit PEN-2: METLQNPNANTNSNPNTISSPIRVLWPTIDGSLGLSEEESVSYARRFYKFGFALLPFLWAVNCFYFWPVLRSRSFPRIRPYIVGSAIGFGVFMAIISSWALTFSIGGERLFGPVWDKLVMYNLADKVGLTGWS, encoded by the exons ATGGAGACCTTGCAGAATCCAAACGCAAACACCAATTCCAATCCAAATACCATATCTTCCCCAATTCGTGTGTTATGGCCTACCATCGATGGCTCTCTGGGTTTGTCGGAGGAAGAATCGGTGAGCTATGCTCGTAGGTTCTACAAATTTGGATTTGCATTGCTTCCATTTCTTTGGGCGGTTAATTGCTTCTACTTCTGGCCTGTTCTTCGATCCCGCTCGTTTCCTCGCATCCGACCCT ATATTGTTGGCTCAGCTATCGGCTTTGGTGTTTTCATGGCCATTATTTCGTCTTGGGCATTAACATTTTCCATTGGAGGAGAACGCCTGTTTGGACCTGTTTGGGATAAACTAGTGATGTACAATCTTGCTGACAAAGTAGGATTAACAGGTTGGAGCTAG
- the LOC101219024 gene encoding GDP-mannose transporter GONST1 isoform X3, with product MLSLLGCSLLVSSVLKNVTNVITAVGEMYLFGKHHDNRVWAALFLMIISAITGGLTDLSFHAVGYAWQIINCFLTASYSLTLRRVMDTAKQLTKSGNLNEFSMVLLNNTLSLPLGIFLVFVFNEIDYLSRTPLLRLPMFWLVITFSGVLGLGISFTSMWFLHQTGATTYSLVGSLNKIPLSIAGIFLFKVPTSVENSASIFFGLLAGVFFARAKIRERS from the exons ATGTTATCTTTGTTGGGATGCTCATTACTAGTATCTTCAG TTCTGAAGAATGTTACCAATGTAATAACGGCAGTTGGTGAAATGTATCTTTTTGGCAAGCATCATGACAACAGGGTCTGGGCTGCACTTTTTCTCATG ATAATCTCAGCAATTACTGGGGGGCTTACTGATCTATCTTTTCATGCGGTTGGATATGCGTGGCAAATTATCAACTGCTTCTTGACTGCATCGTATTCC CTAACTCTACGGAGGGTTATGGATACAGCAAAGCAGCTAACCAAATCTGGAAACTTGAATGAGTTCTCAATGGTCCTCCTAAATAACactctttctcttcctcttgggatatttcttgtttttgtgtttaatgAGATTGATTATCTCTCAAGAAC ACCGCTTTTGAGATTGCCGATGTTCTGGTTGGTGATTACGTTCAGTGGTGTTTTGGGTCTAGGAATTAGTTTCACGTCCATGTGGTTTCTCCATCAAACTGGGGCAACAACGTACAG CCTAGTGGGTTCACTAAACAAGATCCCTCTCTCTATTGCTGGTATCTTCCTTTTCAAGGTCCCTACAAGTGTGGAGAACTCGGCGAGTATATTTTTCG GGCTTTTGGCTGGTGTGTTTTTTGCGAGAGCCAAAATTCGAGAGAGAAGTTAA